A stretch of DNA from Telopea speciosissima isolate NSW1024214 ecotype Mountain lineage chromosome 5, Tspe_v1, whole genome shotgun sequence:
tcataaaaaatggaaatgacAGACCTTatcccttgcccgaacacactgttcggatggggtccacccccttttattagaggcactaggaaacTGTACCGGACAGAGAACCTGAGAAGATAATTTTCCGTAGGTGTCTACTCTCAAACATGCTAACCATTGCAACACGAGCAGTGATCGACCATAATATGTTCCACAGGCTTTTCGCAACAAAGCAATGTTTCAGTGCATGTTGTTTATAgtatcatcatcgtcatcaccCAAAAAACATGGATAGGATTTCAGACGAGTATGAGTTCTTTACATACCTATTTTAATGCACTACAAGAAATGCTGAAGTAGGGGAGATAATCTGAAGGTGGATCATATGATTCAATAGGCACCCAAATTTCACATGGCCTAACCAAGTCGTTCACCAACTATCCAATAGTCAAATGAGTAGGGTGAGACGAATTGGAGAGTCTATGAACCAAGtttgatccgatccgatccgaatcAGAACAGAATTGGTATCCAATAATTATGAACCAAGTCTGATCTGAATCGGGTGATTCACCCAATcagattctgatttttgaaagTTGGTGAACcgataaaagaaaatcaaatttaaatGTTTCTAGGGTTGAGTTCTAACTGTCATAAAAAATTCATAGACCTCAGGTTAGTAATAGGTAATGGACAGACTAACTGGAACTAAATCatttatcaaaaataataattaatggTCGGAACAGTCAGTTGTAAGGGATAATGGAGCTAGATGGTTTTGGTAGATATGAAACTACAGTAAAAAGAATGTGGCTTGACAACAATGAAGAAGACTctaaaggagaaaaaggaaaaatggacCCCCAACCACACCCCCCAAccccccttccaaaaaaaacaaaaaacaaaacaaaaatgttgAAGCCTTTCGAGGGCCTTAAGGTGCCAAGAGTCGAGCCAAAACACTGTCTTCCCCATCAGCaatgaaagatgaaataaaACCAATAATCAGGGGCCTCAAGTGAAGCATCTTTCTCCAAGATCAGGAAGGGATAGAGGAATTTTGAATGGACCAAATGGATTCCTTCCTAAGAATCTTGAAATTGATCCAATTCACCCATACATAGTTTTCTTTAGTCACAACTCTCTATATGGGCTTCAAGAGAGCTGCAATATTGACCTCCTTTACTCTTCTGATGCCAAGCCCCCCCTCATCCTTAAGAAGACAAATAGTTTGCCATCTGGAAGTGTTGAGAAAATTGGAGCTCTCTATCCCCTTCCATAGGAAGGAGCAcattaaagattcaattttctTGACGAAGGTTTTGAGGATCTCAAAATCACCCACCCAATATAGATATGAGGCCTGCATGACTGATCTCATTAACTCAAGTCTTCTAGCATAAGAGAGGTTTCTAATCTTCCAAATCTGAAGTCTATTGGGAAACTTATCAAGAATGGACGAATAATGGTGCACAAAGAGCTTCGAGGAAAGGAGGGGTAAACTAAGATAGATCGATGACCGGAAAAGTCCCCAAGGAGAACCCAATGATGGATAATGCTATGTAATAATGTATAATGATATGACTAGTGTAACCCCAGGGGGTCACGTAAATATCACGTGCTTTTTTGACCTTATTGGCCGATACATATTGGTATCATACCAATACATATCAGCCGATACGATCAATACAATATCTAAATACCAATACTTAAGAATGGCTACATATATtacacttaatttttttttcctgtttacTTTATAGGGCTAGAATTTATAGGACCCCATAAGATCAGGGATTTAGTAATCAGTATTGGTCTCGACCCATACCGATCTGGATCCACCCTTACCCTGATCTTGTTTGGATAGATTTATCTctgttttcattaaaaattaatttttttattacatttttacctttgGACAGTACTGATCCATTGATATGAGATCGGCCAGGAATCGATATCAATCTCTACTAATACTGACCGATACTGATTCTTAAAATTAAACCATGGATGAGATATCTTCTTGTACAAAATTAATACGAAGGAAATGCTAAGTCCAACACGCAATGGGATCTCCCTCAGTTCAAATTCAGTGCCGTCCCGTTACTCCTGTATGAATCACTCAAAGAAGACTGACTTCCTCTAGAAAGTCTTGATGCCGTCAAAATTGTCTACTGTGACCGTCCAATTTGAGCAAATGGAAGGCCTTCTCAATTCTCATACCGAAGACTTGGTAAAATAAGGTGTGAGAAGAAAGCAAATAAAATAATTGAAGGGTTAGGTCATTTTACAGATGGTCAgacaggttcgtaggttcctctcatgtGGGGttggaaatgacgacctcaccccctgcccgaacacattgtctaggtggggtgaggtcgtcatttttgccctccctatgagatgaacctacgaacctgaccgggcagggaacctgagaggagaaaaattccgtCAGGTCAGCATTTTTATACTCTTATAAATAGCATGTATCAATGCTCAGATTTCATCAAAACATTAATCTTTTAACAGCAATTACTGAAGAGTTCCTCCTCCATTCTCTTAATTAGTCTATCGATCTCAACCATGGCAAGCAAGGCAGATGAGAGAGCCGGAGCTGAAATCGTGCGAGGAAAAGAAGCCTAGTGATCGATTTGCAGAGGAATTGATCACAGAGTTGGGATTCCCTAGTGGTGTCCTTCCCACTGGAGAACTCGAAGAATGTGGGAGGGTGAGAGCCACTGGTTTCGTATGGTGGAAATGTAAGGCCGCCTACGAGCATTTTAATGTGGCAACCAATACCAAGGCAAGCTATGCTGCTGAGACGACCGCGTACGTGGAGAAggggaggatgaagaagatgacggGCGTGAAAACCAAGCAATTGATGGTGTGGATTACAATAGTAGAGATGTGCATGGATGGCAACAAGATCACCTTCAAGACACCCATGGGGGTTGGCAAGTCGTTCCCTCTAACCTCTTTTATGAAcgaagcagagaagaagaagtatctcCAGCAATAGGGAGCAGCAAACTAATCAATCACTCTTTCGGATCAGACCTCAATATTCACTTTATAGTTTGTCCCCGAGGGTCCTGATCGATTATTCATCCTCTGCTATCTACTCTATCTACTCTATGCAAGTTATTTATTTGCCTCTGTGTACCTTTATCATTTCATGAACCGATAATAAATGATATATTGTTCCTAGTTAAAGCCAACGATTAAAGGCTACAGGTCAAGGTCAATGGTTTTGAGGACAAATGAGCAACCTCGAGGAACAACCTAAACATATAATCACATAAAACGCTAAAAATTTACCATGGTTTGACAAGATTGCTTATATTTACGTGAGAGAATCAAAGATTTTCTACTATTTCCTGAAAAATTATCTACACCACTCTCCACCTCCCAAAGTGCTCTCTTTTGCTGAAAAATGGTCTCAACTTCTCTTCACCAACTCCATCTAACCTCCTTATTGACCTGGGAAAGGGTATTTCAGACCCTGGACAATAGGGGGTGGGAGTTAATGAAGAACCCAGATTCCATTAATCATAGCGGCACATCGATCACCATTGGTGAAAGAAgatataataataaagaattgTTTGTCATCAAACATCTCACGATTTGAGGAGAAACAATAATTTATGGGAGATGTTTTGGGGACCACAACAATATGGGAATAATATAGAAGGGTAAAAGAACTCTACCTGGTTGCGTGACTCTTACACCCGCATGCAAAGTACTGCTTTGTCCCTATGAAACTAAAAATCACATCTATATTGATGCCCTTacgtgcgctctcattggccccaacGCTAGTGCAGGCGTTACACGACTAgatagagatctcttgcccaatatataaataatatctttGTAAATGTGAAGTGCACGACAGGAATCGACCTCTAAGTAATATTATTACAAATGTAAAGGCGTAAGAGAAAtcataatatataaaatatcgGTAAAAGAATGATGCTTGGTAGCGTGGGGGCAAAATAACGCTGATTGGTCGTGTGGCTCCTGCTCCCAGGTATAGGAGCATACGAAATTACTGCTCAGCctcttttgaaataaaaatctcatTTGTGTTGATGCCCgtgtgtgtgctctcattggcccccgtgtTGGTGCATGGGCTACATACACGACCAAGCAGCGATCTCTTACCCATATAATATTGTCAAAATGGGAATGATGGTCTGAGTAAACATCGTTGCAAAGGAGATTTTGAGTGGGAAGAGGTTTTTACTTGTATTGGATGATGTGTGGAGGAGCGTACATAAAGAAAAATGGGATAATTTTATAACTTTGTTAAGAGTTGGCTCCAAAGGTAGCAAgaccttttttttggtagaagactATATGTTATTTATGATCAACATGAATTAATTACATATGGATAAAAGACAAACACAACTCTTTAATCCAGGGATCGGAATTGGGTCAAATAGCCATTCATGTCACGACTGATCCTGACCAGGGAGTCAGTCAAGCTATTAATCTCCCTTAGAATAAAAGTGAAGTTACAAGAAACAAAGTATGAAGATAAGAACTGGATATCCTCCAAGATAGATCTATCATTCAAAGGTAAAGAGTGAATTCCTCTCAACAAATAAGAGATTATGCTTTGATTATCTGATTCGATTTGAACTCTTTCACAACCTTCAAAGATCATCTCGAGTAAAGCCAACCAAATTACCAAAGCTTCACCTTCTATAGGTTGAGTAGATTTGGCCGGACATGAAACAATAACAAGTG
This window harbors:
- the LOC122663159 gene encoding uncharacterized protein LOC122663159; this translates as MREPELKSCEEKKPSDRFAEELITELGFPSGVLPTGELEECGRVRATGFVWWKCKAAYEHFNVATNTKASYAAETTAYVEKGRMKKMTGVKTKQLMVWITIVEMCMDGNKITFKTPMGVGKSFPLTSFMNEAEKKKYLQQ